A segment of the Toxotes jaculatrix isolate fToxJac2 chromosome 2, fToxJac2.pri, whole genome shotgun sequence genome:
ATAGGGAGATTGTGCACAGTGTTTGTCTAGTATAAAAGTTACCAAGACTTATGGTagttgaaaaaggaaaaaaaaaaaattttgtgtatttttactaTCTGTTCATTACACAGTAGAACTTATTTGTATCTCTTCTTTGTTTAACTTTGCTTAAAAGCTCTGTAAATACATGTGCCATGATGTTATGTAAAATTTCATAGTTCATTTTAGCTTTTCATTTTACCAACTTTTTTCTGTTAACTTTTTCATTCTTCTGTAACTCTTTTCTTATTTACGTTGTGTTACGAATAACAGGTGAACCCAAATGCAGGTCACTGACCCAGAGCTCAAataaacaagagaaaatatatttcttgATCTCTGGAAGAAAATGTTTAAGGGGAATGTGGGTTCTGGCAATCGAATGCAGTGGACAGAGGGGAGCAGGCGGTTGGCAGGGAAGGGTTGAGTGGGGAATGAAGGCAGGGTGGTGAGTGGGCAGGCAGAGTGAGCTGAGAGAGCAGTGAAGGCGAGGTGGAGAACAGGGCTGGATGTCTGGCTGGCAGGGGAATGAGTTGGGAAGCAAGCAGGCGAGGCAGTGGGTTTAGGAAGGCTGGAGATCGGTGAAGCAAAACTGTTAGTTGAGAGCATGGCAGGCAGGGAGGTGAGTGGGCAAGCTGGCAGGCATGCAGCGGTCCtgaacacaaggaaacaataattagtgcagagaaaaacacaagtgaagAACTTATAACACACAAGTATAAGCACCCTGAACATTAACTGCAAAACTGGCTGAAACAATGACGTGGCGATGAGGGGATGAAAAACAGAGGTTGATATACTTCTGGGCTGATGAGTAGATGCATTGTAGGTTTGCAGACTGATCAGTGAGAGGATGCGCCACACCTgcagtacagacacacatacacagacaaagacatacAGGGGAGGACATTAAACACAGTGGAAGGGGAAAACACCAGAAATGAGCTCACACAGGGGCTATTAGCCAAAATGTCTTGTAAGACAAACAGCCTCAATTGGCCAAAAACAAATCCAATAGAATTAGCCTGATGCCTAATGTTTATCTTCAGCCCTGCATTTAGAAATCCTCATTCCTCTATTGTTATAAAATCTGTGCTTTCTTTACACTGTTAGGATTATAATTTGCTGAATCAGCAGCAacagttttccctttttcacCAGTACAGACTCTGTGTGGAAAATGGCCAGAtgctgacgtgtgtgtgtgtgtgtgtgtgtgtgtgtgtgtgtgtgtgtgtgtgtgtgtgtgtgtgtgtgtgtgtgtgtgtgtgctgtataaccgttcagccacaacattaaaaccagcaaCAGGTTTttatgttgtggctgatcggtgcATATCACAAACGTGCAGTTCACAGTCAGCTAGAAGTAACTTTGTACTCCTGGTTGCCActgcacagacaaaaataaacacacattcttCTGTTAAATCAAAATACACCGGTCTGGTTTTATTTAGAGGGAAAGATATTGCCtcatccatctgtctgctgGAGCTGAGCagtttcttccttcctttcaagCAGTTTTCAGTCACCTCTAAAAGAgcacaggaaggaggagggaaacttTGTGTAGGGACTACATTCCGGCGACCCTCTCACTGGGTTTAATTTCACGTGTatgcatacacactcatacataaTGTACGTGCAGCCTAGACAGCTCATGGTaggacacacacatccacagattCAGCTCATTTTTATGCCTACACACCACATAATCTGGCAGGTTTGAGTATGATGATTAAATGTGAGacatagatgtgtgtgtgttactgttgtaACTATGTGTCATGAATCTGACTGAGACTCTTTCTGTGAATCACACACTTTCATGGTGTGTCTTAATAGCTGTGTTTTTGGGACATTTTGTTGGAGCGCGACTGTTATGATTAGTCTAACATGTGTTCATGTTGGTGCTTCCGGTCTCTATTTGGgttgtttctgagtgtgtgagtgtgtaaatgCACATGATCGATGCTGGTGGGCCCACCCAGGAAGTGACTCCACCCTGTAGCGATGTACAGAATTCCCCTTTCCttaaggggagagagggagctgcTGGCGAGCAGCTTCACAGCCACTGCCCACTGCCTCTCCATCTGCCCCTCTCAAAAGACTCCATTGTTCCCTGCAGTCTGAGGCAAGTGAGAGAGCTAAAGAGAGCTATGAAGCTCGCCGGTGGGGCAGAGGCTGGGGTGATGGGTGTTGGACCGCTGCCTAAAACCACACGGAGGAGAGGGAGCCAGACACAGAGCATCTCTGTGCAACTCGCAGCCTACTGTTGGAGCCTTGCCTCGGCTTAACAGCACCATATGAAAAACTCTACAACACGACATAAAAAACACACCTAACTGTCAGAGAGCTCAACTGCCTCAACGGTTTGAGGCCATATGGTCCTCCATATTTGGCGCTGTTTGTCTCCCCTgctgttggggttttttttaaatatttgaaccATTACATGGATTGGCCAATCAGAGTGGGCAGCTGGATGATGTTGCCCCTGTGCAAGCCTGTTAATGATGTGTATGAGTTGCACTTGGACATAGAAAATAAGTGTCATGAGATTTTAACCGTCACAAGGATTTTGGCCTGATCAAGCGTGAATAGGGTGCTGCTCAAGAATGTGTTGACTTTTAGGCGTTGCCACGACAACTATGTAATCTAATTGATAGTGAGGGGGTGGGacaataaacaaatgtttgaaaaagctattcagaaatatttcacaaatgaaagacaaaagaaagctTTCAGTGAACAATTTAGTGAAATATTTTGTGgggtgttttcagttttttttttttttattgaaacagtatgaacaaaaataattaaataaaagtttcaAACAAATCAGATGGCACAAATTAAAGACCTAGAACTGATAATATGTGGCAAAGCAAAAGGGAGGACACGAACACATGTCGTTGCAAACTTTTGCAGTGTCTAAAGCCTATTCATTAAACATTACATCACTCATTCAGTGCACATATTAAACGAGTTTGTAAAGCAAGCGGAGCTAAGCTGAGACTTCATTATTTGTACACCCATTTAGCAAACTTACAATggcaaaaaataacaaaaaagggCATCACTGCCTAACACTGCACTAAAACTAAGTGCAACTATAAAATATCCTGTGCACTCAATCTGGGGTTAGCACAATTTAAAAACTGGATGACTGTTCTGGTAATCTAAGTACTATGAATACACTGTCAAGACAATGCTATCACTATGTCTAAGGACCACTGGTTGTGTATAAGGCTTTATATGGAACAAGAAGCCAGAAGTCAacaaagctgtttgttttggaatGGGTGGCAGTTAAAAAGTACAGTCAATTCACATTAATAATGCACTTCAAAAGTTAAAATCCTCTTAACTACCTAGAGAATACCAGAGACAGTGGCACAAACCCTTCTGCTAAATTTCACAGATATGTATTAGGTTTTTATATGTCAGTGTTAAAGTGGGCAGAATGTCACGTTACTCTTGCGAACGAGGgtgccttttcttttctgttagCCCCATGCTGGCCAACAGAGCTCAAGAGCGTTAGTGTCAGAGCAACTTCTGCACACGGTGCTACATACAGTTGACCAACATGTCAGAAATTCTGGTtacatgagaaaatgttttaactggTGCTAAGGGGTGTTTTAAAGGCCACAACAATATATGCTAAGGCTGCCACTTTCTAGAATTGCAGGTACATTTCGCATATTCCAGATAAAGCTTTTAATAAAACTTTGAATAAgttttgaataataataatactaattaTATTAAAATTTTCCAAAGAATATTGCTTGATGTATATTTTGGACACAatttacatgtaaaatatgAACTAACTGACTCCCACCCCACACATTATTGACTGTCTTTGGCTCTTGAGTCATACATTCAACTTGAATTAACATGAAATTCTTAAGTCaaactttcagtttttttgtgcttACTCTATTAGCAGTTATAAAATCAACTGCACATAATATCTATTTTTTATGTaatatgtacaaaaataaattttgtGTCTAGAGTTGACCAGTGTTCTGTTCAACTCTAGACACAAAGTTGACCAATGTTATGGTCAAATCTGTTATAAAAGCACATGAAAATCTGCAAAGAgttctgattaaaaaaaaaaaaacatgtgactTGCACCAgtgatgtcacttcctctgGTGGGAAGGTTTGAAGTTAGTATATGGACATAAGGCACAAAATGGTGGAAAATATCAACTCTGTTGTTTAAACAATTTAACAATTACAGAGTTGGCGATGAGTAGCCAAGTCAAATGTTAAATTACTCTTATCTAGGGATTGTGGGTCATTTTAATGTAAAGGGTACATTTGTAGTGTACCACTCCAGGTTAAGGAAACTGAAGCTGACAGCGCATCATACACAAATTGATTGATTTGCTTGCCCAGAGCATGAGAGAGCTGGTACGGTGAGGCATGGGGGCATGCTTCCTGAGGGGGCTGCACAATGACAGTGCATGTTTAGGCTCTCTAGGGTCCTTGCCTGTTGTCTGGGAAAAGCTGTGTTCGGGTTATAGCTGCCCCTGAATTTATTACCATCATTTAAGGTTTTGCTTTAAAAACTGTGATTagatatgtttttattgttaacaAACTGATCAGAAGCTGTGTTACTATTAACATTCTTCCTACATGAAATTTAAAAGcatttcattaatttttaaAGCTATTATTAAGAGAAAACATCCACCATCTTGGAAACTTTTCAGTTTAATGTACTGATATTTTTACAAAGCAAAAAGTCTGTATCTTATTAGACTTAAAGTTGAATTAATGGGTGTAGAAGCAAAAATTAATTTGTGGAGTTGACTGATTTTCCTGTTAGTAGactgtttttatgaataaaatattttacatcttGCAGCTTTAAGACcaggaaatactgaaaatgtgaaagtgtGTTCTATGAGAATGAAAAACgttaatggaaaaaagaaaaaaaaatcattcctgttttttgttttctgtctacaCTTGAAATATACCCGCAATTCTGGAATGGTATTCCATAATATCAAATGCTAGCCTAGGCAACTGCAACATATGAGAAAGTTATTAGCTGTATTCTACGTAGTCCCCCTTGCATtgtatatacatgtattttTCCTCTTGCCACCTTTCGTGTGTGtttaatttccttttgttttgtcagtattttccattttttatgtCCTTTTCATGAACTTCGATGCAAATCTAGGTCACTCACTTGAAGCATATCACTTTAAAGGAGTGAGGCCCCCCCTCCATGTCAGATAATCCcctatttctctttcttttcttaacaaaatgcatttgaaaAGCCCTGAAATTCTTTGTGACATCCTGCTGTCACCTTGTTTTGTTCTCACAGAGGGAGTAGGGGAAGATGGAGCCTTTTATATCAGCGGCTTCAGGGGGTCAGGGAGGTAGCGGGGGAGGTGAGGATGTTTGCTCATGTACCCctcttgtcacacacacatacaatacatacattaacacacacacaagcctccCTTCTCCGTGTGCTGGTTAGATGGGTTTAGTTCTGGTATCATGATCGGCTTTTAAAGATTCGGAAATGACGTCACAGTTCAGTAGTTCAGAATTTCCAGAACTTTgggcgctgctgctgcttggcagGCTTCTTCCTCAAGGGCTGTGgagtaaataaaaagagaggagagaaaatcagTGTTTGCGTAGATAATCACAGACTGTCAGTCACTGGTTGAAAAGGGAGGATTAAGGGAAAGTTTATCCTATCTACCACAGTTAGAGTATGTTTGTTTGGTGAAAATTATAATCAGTTACATAATGTGCAATTCATTTATCCATTATGAGGACACATGGACATTGACAGCAAAATGAGTGGTGAGAAAAGTTGTTTTGTAGATTAGATTAAAAGATTAAAGATGTAGGTCAATATACAAAAAGGAAATAACAGGGTTTACATAAGAGGTATGTTCATCAAAAACTTTAAAAGGGaggcattttgttttaaagccaGGTTGTTTAGGTGTTGACAAGATTAGTTTTTGGACTAAAATTTTGCCCTTTTAGGTGTGTAGCTTAAGTCAGCAAGATTTCAAGATGATATACtgtgaaataaacatttttaaatagaCCAACAGTCGCAGAAAGGCTGATAATTAGttcctgaaataaaaactcaaaCAGAAGCTGACGACTTTGTGTTGCTGCCCCGCCTCCGACAAACACAAGCCCTCTGTTTCTAGGGATCAAATCAAGCTGTTGATATAAAACCCGTCTGTTTAATGACCACGGGCcatgcagacagacactgagTCAATAAACAAGCTCTTTTTAAGGCCAAATAGAGACACTTGTCACCATGAATGCCCAATTTTCCTCCTTAGGCCATGGGACTGTGTGTCAGCAAAAGGAACAGCAACCATCAAGTTTTGTCAGtagtgtttttttgggggggaaacaCATGTGTTACACATCTGTGTATCGAGACAATGATGGCCAAACGGTTAAAATGATTAGCTGAAAGAATCAAACTGAGAAATTTACAGAAACCACAACGCTGTCTTTTTTTGCAGGTTTTTTGTTCTTGGCCGACCTGTGACAGAGGAAGCATTCATCATTAGTGAGACAAGCAGTTCACAACTGTATTCTCAGTGGGGAGGGTGTGATCCATGGGAATACTGTTACTGGAATCAGCCCTCCATTACTCTCATGAGGGGAAACTTGACGTTTAAGTATGTTCAGAGCCAGAGACCAATTATGGGTAGAATGCTACGCAGACTGTGTTGGGCACGCTGGGTCATCTTATCACACAGTTCATTTCTGTCTCCAAGACACATTACATCACTGCTCGTGTTATTTCATCATGGGATGTAACAGTGATGACTAAAAGCTCAGGCAGTTTCACTCCATATTTAGAGGAAGACAGAAGTGATGACTCAGAGCACAACATTAATGTAACTGTCTGCATTCACATGGATTCattctctgcgtgtgtgtgtgtgagagaggtgaGGTACTTACGAGTATTTTCCCATCCTCCTCACCACAGCGATGACCACAGCGATGACGATGACCACTGCCAACAGAGCGCCAATCACGATGCCGATAATCTGGCCGGAACTCAGTTTAtctgggagacagaaagacaagaatTTTTTAGACTTACATATCTGGACGTGCACATGCACGTGTACTGATTATTCAAATCTTTTTATGACTCTAACATTATCAGGTTACCGTTCATCTGTGTCTTTGATGCCTCTCCATTTCACACAGACCTTTTTGTACTGAGGAACAGATATTTTTCCCACATTTTGCAACTTTCATTGCCCACTATAGGCCCCCATCAAGAGAGAggatgtcagtgttttctgttataGCAGGCAGACACTGATTAACCTCAACACCAACTAACATCAGTGCTGTAGAGGTGTGTTTACCAATCACATCTATCACATCGTATCTGTCAAAATCAACACCTGGCCTCAAACATAAAAGCTTTGCACTACCCCAACCTCCCTCCCACACATTCCCCAGCCTCTTACCTTCAATGACTACATCTTCACCCGCCTCTTCCTTGGCGGCTGCCGTCGCCTCGGATTGGACCACAGCCTCTGCCGGCTCAGTGGGGGCTGCAGTCTCCACAGGAGGAGGGTCAGTGATACGGGATTCTGATGCTTCAACAGTAGAAGGAGGGGTGGTCGGCTCTTCAGTATTTTCCATAACAGAAGAAGGTGGTGCCTCAGTGACAGCTTCTGTTGTGACTTCTGCAGGGGCTGCCGCTGGTTCGGTTGCAGGAGGACCGgtgaaaacagcagtgttttgttttgaagccTCAGTAACTCCTGAGGTGACATCTGCTTCACGCTCAGTGGTCTCATAATAAGCCTGTGTTGGGATGGTTGTGGGGACTGGGGAGAGGAATCAGTAGAAAGTTCACAGATGGGTTGACATGCAGGTATAAATACATGAATGCAATCTTTTTGCTGTGGTAAAATTCAAATGTAATTTGTGTAACATTTCAGTACTGAAAACATATCACCACATTTATTAGTATCTTGgtatatatgtttttaaaaatctttatgCCATGACATGACCCTTTTCTCACATTCTCTTGTCATGATTCTCCGATCATGAGCACATGGCTACCGTGACAGCCTGACCACCGCACACCGTGACTTCATACATCCTGCCTCCACCCCTCCATCCTGTCTTTAGGGCTCTGTGTTTGCATATTGACGTGCCACATCCTCTGCCTCATTTCCTGTACAGGGAGCCACTGCTGCAGAAGTAGCGATGTTCGAAGCAGTTCTTTTCAGTGGCCCAAATCCATAGAATCGGTTCATTAAAAAGATTTGTTCAAAAGTTTCGTTCATCACTGACTTGTTCAGTGCTTCACTGGAGCTCTAACTTCACACTGATCTGTCACATGGCTGAACTAATGATTCCCAGTTTACAGAACTGGAAATTCTTTTGCTTTGACACATGCCAAATTCTGTTTAGAAATCTCaatattttaaaagttttctcTCTGAATGTCTCATGTTGAACAGTGGCTTTGATGACTTTTAAGTCTTTGTAACTGATCTACAGTTCGGCATTACCTGAGAACGAATGAGTGAGCGTATCCCTGAGAATTCACACGAACTCCCTGCTAGTGAATCACTGACTTGAATCACTTTCTCagtgagtaactgtattcctgCATGTCCTGCTCGCAACTGACTGAGAGTTCAACTGAACTGAGAAATGAACGGATGGTTTCATGAGGGGATTTAGTTCAGATCATTCGCCCAAAAGATTTGTTCTTTTGAACGACGTGAATGGCACAACACTGTGCGGCAGACGATGTGTAAGGAGAGGCTCGCAGGAAGGCTCGTTAACCCTCAGCTGCTTCACATGTGCAGTCATTGGAGGGTGGGGTTGCAGGGACGACGCCTGATTGTGTGAGAAACACCATAACTGGCTGACAATTTCAGGAAGACTAACTCTACACAGGAAGGCTTGATGAAATGGTGGCCTGAACACCTTGAGGAAATGTCAGTCATATATTATGAAAGGATctaacttctgttttttttttaaatatcagagaTGTGCAtaattaatgtaaaatatcAATCTGGAGTAGTTTGGAACTTGTGAatgatatttaacatttaaagatgGGCTTTGTCAGAGCTCAGCCTCAGTCTGTGCTTGCAGTGAAACGCAGCCTACCATTTTGTATGTAGGAACTGTATAAAGACGTGTATTTATCCTTCTGTCTTTCATCACGGCCTGGACTGTGAAGTGGCCTGGATTGAACCTAATCATTTCCCTCCAATAACCCTAGCTCCATCTCCCCACGTTCAACATCCTCCCAGCCACAACTGAAAGCTTAGCCTGGACAGCACTGCTTCAAAATTAAGGAGGTAGATTTCAGCGTGGCACCGAAATTACGGTCTACAGTTAACTTTCCACTGACAAGATGTTGGCCTGAAATCGCTTCTTTTccttggaaaaaaagaaaaaaaaaacttgaaatcTGCTTCTTCCTGAAAACGTTCTTACTGTAGAGAGCAGAAAGGAGGATCTGTGTAAGTCTTTTAAATTTAGCATCTGACATCATGCTCCCTCCATCTCAGTTTTCTCCAATTGTTCTAAATGCTTGAAATAATAGAGAATACTTTACTAGGGTAAAAATAACTTTGAATGGCTGGACTTGTCTCACAACTGGTGCAGTTATTCCTAGTCTTGTGCTGGCTAGTGTGTTCATTAGCAACAGGCGGGGTAAATAtaacataaaacatttgttCCCACTGTGGTGGAGTACTGAAGGGGTTTTCAAACAGCGTCTTGGACTGTTTGTTTGGAACGTCTGTAAGCGATGATAAAATGGTCTGTGCTTCACAGAGTATGGCCGTACGCTATGTGTAATCGCCCCCTCAAACTCCACTAACAATTGTTTCATTATGTGTAGAGTTCCCACAATTAGCTCTGAGTTGTATTTCCTCCCCACTGTGATGACTATCCTGTGTTAATACAGCCACATTAGTGAGTAACACAGTAAAACTGTTGCAGTCTGCAtcccctcttcctctcgttTCCTTCTAATCTACTTCTCGCTCGTCTTCCTCTCCGTGACCCTGCCACTCCCTAAGGATAGGTTTGTTGCTGCTGATACCTCTGAGAAGGCTGAATCCCtggggagaaagggagagacagagagggaggaaaagcaaaaaggggtggggggatgTGGGGCTCTAAGGGAACAGTATGTTTCTAAACCGAGAAGCTGGGGAGCAACCCTGTGAACCTTCTGCTGCTTgatttcactgtgtctgtctctggttTGCTGTCTTTACTCACAGcaagatgtgtgtctgtgtatagtGGTTAGTATGTATGTAAGTGACCCTGTGATAATCCTCAGGGGGGTTAGAGCACAGGGTCAGATCCAGGACAGAACCCCTGCAGCTGGCAAAGTATTTCTACCAACAGGGGAGTTTGAGTCTGGGTCATACAGTTAAAGAACAGTCTGTCTAGATAAGTGAGCTTCATAAATGAAGAAATGCCTTTGTGTACATTAACACTTCTCATGCGTCTATTGATGACCCGACACCAGACGTTTAGGAGTAGTGTGTaaaaactccacacacacacacacacacacataaaactacACCACCACAAAGTTGGAAGCGgttccagtttttttctttcattctttcaatCCTAGACTGAGATTACGTAACTGTGGTGTTGTTCTTATTATTCCAAATTTTTCTGTGGTGCGCCCAGGTCATTTTACCCACGATTACATCACTCTGACCACACATGCTCTCTCGCAGCCATTTCCATGAGAAGCATGAAACGGCCTGAAATCATCCTGCCACTTGACAAACGTTAGCAAGTGCCACTGACTTTGTGACTGGGCATTAAAAGGCTGATTCatcaaaataagaaaatgtcTCACTGTCTAAACATTATTAACACATGGACAAAAGTTTATGAATAAACAGGCAATTGAATACAAGTAGAAAATAAGAAGTGATTATGGCATCGAAAgtaaagaagaataaaagaaagtaatcaaataaaaatggatCATAATCATTTTGACTGTGGATGACACAGGTTTTAAAAGGTTTAGTGATTGAATGTAGATGTAcaggggcagagagacagagaggtggagtgTGAAAGGCAGGCGGGCCAAAAGGGTAAAAAGCGAGATAAGTGGTAAAGGAATACGGCAAAAAGCTGGGAGAAAGAAGGTGAGGCACCCATGTGGGGCTTCTCTTCTGTCTGGCATAAATAAAacctccagagagagagagagtgaaagagtgagggagggacACAGCGATACACAGTGTGAGACAGGAAAGGAGGGAGTAGCAGCTTCCATCCATTACGATCACAATCAGCT
Coding sequences within it:
- the si:ch211-156j16.1 gene encoding podoplanin, which gives rise to MNVQLLLLLALVGPFCAFTHAIPTTIPTQAYYETTEREADVTSGVTEASKQNTAVFTGPPATEPAAAPAEVTTEAVTEAPPSSVMENTEEPTTPPSTVEASESRITDPPPVETAAPTEPAEAVVQSEATAAAKEEAGEDVVIEDKLSSGQIIGIVIGALLAVVIVIAVVIAVVRRMGKYSP